A genomic region of Pogona vitticeps strain Pit_001003342236 chromosome Z, PviZW2.1, whole genome shotgun sequence contains the following coding sequences:
- the LOC110071148 gene encoding LOW QUALITY PROTEIN: uncharacterized protein LOC110071148 (The sequence of the model RefSeq protein was modified relative to this genomic sequence to represent the inferred CDS: deleted 1 base in 1 codon), translating into MECENSFNRRNLHSHRRTNTGEKPYKCLECGLCFRFKSHFSSHQRTHTGEKPYKCLECGKNFSEKAHLIRHQRIHTGEKPYKCMECGKSFNQNSSLSSHQRTHTGEKPYKCMECGKDFSHSQGLSSHQRTHTGEKPYKCMECGKNFSHRRTLSSHQRTHAGEKPYKCMECERSFTDSRSLSSHQRIHTGEKPYKCMECGKSFIHSRSLSLHQRTHTGEKPYKCMKCGKNFTQSSNLSSHQKTHTGEKPYKCMECGLNIRFSSNLSSHQKTHTGEKPYKCMECGLSFSRKDHLNSHQRTHRGEKPYKCMECGKNFSHSQGLSSHKKTHTGEKLYKCVECGKSFSRSDALSSHQRTHTGVKPYKCMECGKSFTDSHSLSSHQRTHTGEKPYKCMECGKNFSHSSQLNTHHRTHTGEKPYKCMECGLNFRFSSNLSSHQKTHTGGKPYKYMECGLTFCQMNNLDLHKRTHTGEKPYKCTKCGRNFRQRAHLNTHQRTHIGERPYKCMECGKCFSDGNTLSSHHRTHTGS; encoded by the exons atggaatgtgaaaatagTTTCAATAGAAGAAATCTACATTCACATCGAAGAACtaacactggggagaaaccttataaatgcttaGAATGTGGATTATGCTTCcgttttaaaagtcattttagttcacatcaaagaactcacacaggagagaaaccatataaatgcttagaatgtggaaagaatttCAGTGAGAAAGCTCATCTTATTAgacatcagagaattcacacaggagagaaaccgtataaatgcatggaatgtggaaagagcttcaatcagaacagttccctgagttcccatcaaagaactcacactggagagaaaccatataaatgcatggaatgtggaaaggacTTCAGTCACAGCCAGGGGCTTagttctcatcaaagaactcacactggggagaaaccatataaatgcatggaatgtggaaagaacttcagtcaccGCCGTACCCTTagttctcatcaaagaactcacgctggggagaaaccatataaatgcatggaatgtgaacgGAGCTTCACTGACAGTCGTAGCCTCAGTtctcatcaaagaattcacacaggggagaaaccatataaatgcatggaatgtggaaagagcttcattcacAGCCGTAGCCtcagtttacatcaaagaactcatactggagagaaaccatataaatgcatgaaatgtggaaagaacttcactcAGAGCAGTAACTTAagttcacatcaaaaaactcacactggggagaaaccatataaatgcatggaatgtggattgAACATCCGGTTTAGCAGTAACTTAagttcacatcaaaaaactcacactggggagaaaccatataaatgcatggaatgcggattAAGTTTCAGTCGGAAGGACCACCTGAATTCACATCAACGAACACACagaggggagaaaccgtataaatgcatggaatgtggaaaaaactTCAGTCACAGCCAGGGGCTTAGTTCTCAtaaaaaaactcacacaggggagaaactatataaatgtgtggaatgtggaaagagcttcagtcggagcgaTGCCCTgagttctcatcaaagaactcacacaggggtgaaaccatataaatgcatggaatgtggaaagagcttcactgacAGCCatagcctcagttcccatcaaagaactcacacaggggagaaaccttataaatgcatggaatgtggaaagaacttctcTCACAGCAGTCAGCTGAATACCCATCataggactcacactggggagaaaccatataaatgcatggaatgtggattgAACTTCCGATTTAGCAGTAACTTAAgttcacatcagaaaactcacact gggGGAAAACCTtataaatacatggaatgtggaTTGACATTCTGTCAGATGAACAATCTGGATTTGcataaaagaactcacacaggggagaagccttataaatgcacGAAATGTGGAAGGAACTTCAGGCAGAGAGCTCACCTTaatacacatcaaagaactcacatagGAGAGAGaccatacaaatgcatggaatgtggaaagtgcttcagtgaTGGCAACACCCTTAGTTCACATCATAGAACTCACACTG GTTCTTGA